The Plutella xylostella chromosome 11, ilPluXylo3.1, whole genome shotgun sequence genome contains the following window.
TTATTATCTAAGTCTTCAGGTCTTACTACAGAAACTTCAACGCCCTCTGCTATTCTTGATCCACTGAACTGTAGCTTACTCGCGTGCGATGTGGCTCTGGCACTGTGGTTGTCCATAGCTGCTGAATTAGCTCCGTACGAAACCCTGGCGTGGCCAGTCAGAGTCGCTATTGTGTAGATATGCGGATTCAGTTCTCTGCTAGCTCTTTCTGTCATGTCGAACAGAGCATCCGCCATCGCTAGTCTTCCTTCCGCATCCGTGTTGGTAACCCTCACGGTCTTTCCGCTTTTGGACATAAGCAATTCATCGGCTACGTACGATTCTGATCCAACGGAGTTCCTGCACAAGCATAAAACTCCAATGACCTTCAAATGTGGGGGTTTAAGGATGGCACAGGCTTTGAGGAAGCCAGCCACTGCTGCCGCTCCGCATTTATCACGGGACATACCCGCCATTTTCCCGGAAATCTTGATATCTGCGCCTCCCGTGTCGTAACTCACACCCTTGCCTACTAGCATCAGGGTTTCGGTGATCCTGTAGATGTTCGAAGGTTTATACGTCAGTTCGACGATTCTAGCTTTGTGTCTGTCCACGGCATTAGCTGCTCTATTCACAGCTGCTAGTAGCGGGTATTCCGTAGCGATGACTTCTTCATCCTCTATAACGTTGATATCGATACAGTTTCTATCGCCATCAAATTCCCTTCTTATATAATCAACTATTTTAGCTGGACTCATTTCCTCCGGGTCTCCAGCAGATATATCGCGAGTGACTATTCTAGAAAGTTCCAAGGCGATAGCGTTTCTGACGATTCTTTCGAAATGCTCTTCCAATTTCTCCTCAGCATGGAATCCGATGAAGTCAGCTTTGTTCTTCCCCGCAATCTTAGCGTGTAGTGGAGTGTAAAGAACTTCCAATGC
Protein-coding sequences here:
- the LOC119693279 gene encoding putative aminopeptidase W07G4.4; this translates as MSWKNNMTRFKLYENVFIETNILPPKYDGVIIILYPPELNVEPPRHIKSFINNLKELDKHVMKTPTVWNCDYVSGGRLILAPTGKITRYHDARVLYEAAKKGMKRALDAGVRKPLMVVQQTDHFPDGQLVAILGALEVLYTPLHAKIAGKNKADFIGFHAEEKLEEHFERIVRNAIALELSRIVTRDISAGDPEEMSPAKIVDYIRREFDGDRNCIDINVIEDEEVIATEYPLLAAVNRAANAVDRHKARIVELTYKPSNIYRITETLMLVGKGVSYDTGGADIKISGKMAGMSRDKCGAAAVAGFLKACAILKPPHLKVIGVLCLCRNSVGSESYVADELLMSKSGKTVRVTNTDAEGRLAMADALFDMTERASRELNPHIYTIATLTGHARVSYGANSAAMDNHSARATSHASKLQFSGSRIAEGVEVSVVRPEDLDNNAGVADGDDMVQVNMKQTVRHHQLAAGFLIKIAGLDDKNVKYTHLDIAGACGSVDMTPTAVPVLTLCHAHKVIV